In a single window of the Streptococcus ilei genome:
- a CDS encoding DNA internalization-related competence protein ComEC/Rec2: MLQWIRSINIHPFHLTLPVLALYYWMYTGHLLAPIFLLAFFILFSRRYNGKQFLILIGLLLFATLCFAFRIEHGKQEARDQEVPRVIQLLPDTIKVNGDALSFRAQSGSRTFQVFYQLQTKEEQAYFKHLDHGLELRIKGELETPTKQRNFMGFDYQAYLKTQGIYHLLKISQILEKRPAEPRDLIGLLSSWRRKALVWVHQHFPQPMSHYMTGLLFGFLDVEFEEMSQLYSNLGIIHLFALSGMQVAFFLDTFRRFFLRLGLEQEKVATLLYPFSLLYAGMTGFSVSVVRSLIQKLLAQQGLKGMENMGMTLLLLLLFLPSSLLTAGGLLSCAYAFILTLTSSEEEKSGIRKVVKESLVLTLGVLPFLIFFFGEYQPWSLPLTFVFSLLFDVLLLPGLSVVFLLSFLYPLTFWNPFFIWMEKSMESIAGFTSQSLVFGQPSISFFLLLLFLLAFLYEMRKVKKWRYLFLLLVCSVFAIVKHPLENEITIIDIGQGDSILLRDWRGKTILIDTGGKVDFGQKEAWRNRRSTSNAERTLLPYLKSRGIDQIDHMVLTHTDTDHMGDLEVLAAKVSIKEINISKGSLKKDSFVRLLKRLNLPVKTLEAGDQLSIFDGSAEVLYPVEVGDGSNNDSLVLYGRFYGWTFLFTGDLEEEGEKTLLARYPQLRVDVLKAGHHGSKGSSHPAFLRRIQAKIALISAGEKNRYQHPHQETLERFKELQMMVFRTDQQGAIRFRGWNQWKIETVR, translated from the coding sequence ATGTTACAGTGGATTAGAAGCATCAATATTCATCCATTTCATCTGACTCTTCCCGTCTTGGCTCTTTATTATTGGATGTATACAGGTCACTTGCTCGCTCCAATCTTCCTTCTGGCCTTCTTCATCTTGTTTAGTAGACGCTACAATGGCAAACAATTTCTAATCCTAATAGGGCTTCTCTTGTTTGCTACACTTTGTTTTGCTTTTCGAATCGAACATGGTAAGCAGGAAGCGCGGGATCAAGAGGTTCCAAGGGTTATTCAGCTCTTACCAGATACCATCAAGGTGAATGGAGATGCCTTATCCTTTCGTGCTCAGTCAGGTAGTCGTACTTTTCAGGTTTTCTATCAGCTTCAGACAAAAGAAGAACAAGCCTATTTTAAACACTTGGATCATGGGCTAGAATTAAGAATAAAAGGAGAATTAGAGACCCCGACAAAACAGCGAAATTTCATGGGCTTTGATTACCAGGCTTATCTGAAAACACAAGGGATCTATCATCTTTTGAAAATCAGCCAGATCCTTGAAAAGAGACCTGCTGAACCTAGAGATTTAATAGGCCTCCTGTCTAGTTGGAGGCGGAAGGCTCTTGTGTGGGTTCACCAGCATTTCCCCCAGCCCATGAGTCACTATATGACGGGCTTGCTTTTTGGTTTTTTAGATGTAGAGTTCGAAGAAATGAGTCAGCTGTATTCGAACTTGGGGATTATCCATCTGTTCGCCTTGTCGGGCATGCAGGTCGCTTTCTTCTTAGATACTTTTCGACGATTCTTTCTTCGCTTGGGATTGGAGCAGGAAAAAGTTGCAACCCTCCTCTATCCGTTTTCGCTTCTTTATGCTGGGATGACGGGCTTTTCGGTTTCGGTCGTTCGAAGCCTTATACAGAAGCTCCTAGCCCAGCAAGGTCTCAAAGGAATGGAGAATATGGGGATGACCCTCCTCTTGTTGCTCCTTTTTCTGCCTTCTTCATTATTGACTGCTGGAGGACTCTTATCTTGTGCCTACGCTTTTATATTGACGCTAACCTCTTCCGAGGAGGAGAAGTCAGGAATACGAAAAGTCGTCAAGGAGAGTCTGGTGTTAACACTAGGGGTTCTTCCTTTTTTGATTTTTTTCTTTGGAGAATACCAGCCCTGGTCTCTTCCTCTAACCTTTGTTTTTTCCCTCTTATTTGATGTCCTTTTGTTACCAGGACTGAGTGTCGTCTTTCTCCTCTCATTTCTATATCCATTGACCTTCTGGAATCCCTTCTTCATCTGGATGGAAAAAAGTATGGAGTCTATAGCGGGATTTACCAGTCAATCTTTGGTTTTTGGACAACCAAGTATTTCTTTCTTCCTCTTGCTGTTATTCTTATTGGCTTTCCTCTATGAGATGCGAAAGGTTAAGAAGTGGAGATATCTTTTTCTACTCTTAGTCTGCTCCGTATTCGCCATTGTGAAGCATCCTTTAGAAAATGAGATTACCATCATTGATATTGGCCAAGGTGATAGTATTTTGCTACGTGATTGGCGAGGGAAGACGATCCTAATTGATACAGGTGGAAAAGTGGACTTTGGCCAAAAGGAAGCATGGAGGAATCGGAGGTCTACTAGCAATGCAGAACGGACCTTGCTTCCTTATCTCAAAAGTAGAGGGATTGATCAGATTGACCATATGGTTCTCACGCATACTGACACAGATCATATGGGAGATTTGGAAGTCCTTGCGGCTAAGGTTAGCATTAAGGAAATCAACATTTCCAAGGGAAGCTTAAAAAAAGACTCCTTTGTCCGTTTGCTCAAACGGTTAAACCTACCTGTAAAGACGCTGGAGGCTGGTGATCAACTGTCAATCTTTGATGGGAGTGCAGAAGTTCTCTATCCGGTAGAAGTAGGAGATGGGAGTAATAACGATTCTCTTGTTCTCTATGGCCGGTTTTATGGTTGGACCTTCCTTTTTACAGGAGATTTAGAAGAAGAGGGGGAAAAGACCTTGTTAGCCCGCTATCCTCAACTGCGCGTGGATGTATTAAAAGCAGGGCACCATGGTTCTAAGGGCTCTTCTCACCCAGCCTTCTTAAGGCGAATCCAAGCAAAAATTGCCTTGATATCTGCGGGAGAAAAAAATCGTTACCAGCATCCTCATCAGGAAACCTTGGAGCGATTTAAAGAGTTGCAGATGATGGTTTTTCGGACAGATCAGCAAGGAGCGATTCGTTTTAGAGGATGGAATCAGTGGAAGATTGAAACCGTTCGATAA
- the holA gene encoding DNA polymerase III subunit delta, whose product MQALQTIKKISAKNLPPILVLSGDDIGQFEWMKEQLLKKVGYDSSDLNYSYFDMKETAYSEVELDLVSLPFFADEKIVILDHFVDVTTAKKRYLTDDELQSFEDYLSAPLETTRLIVFAEGKLDSKRRIVKLLKRDAQVLEATELKEQELRAHFTEEIKSLGLAIDSPAFEQLLIKSGFDFSEIQKNLEFLKTYKGASSITISDIEEAIPKTLQDNLFDLIQMILKKQIDPARSLVKDLRLQGEDEIKLLAILLSQFRVYTQVKLLKQEGRTESQIVSDLSELTGRKVNPYQVKFALRDSRGISLSYLEQAICLLIDTDFQMKSGTYEKDYLFDLALLKLANPSV is encoded by the coding sequence ATGCAGGCTTTACAAACAATTAAAAAAATTAGTGCCAAGAACCTTCCTCCTATCCTGGTTCTTTCAGGGGACGACATTGGTCAGTTTGAGTGGATGAAAGAGCAACTTTTAAAGAAAGTAGGCTACGATTCATCTGATTTAAACTATTCTTATTTTGACATGAAGGAAACAGCTTATTCAGAAGTTGAGCTTGACTTGGTCAGCCTCCCATTTTTTGCGGATGAAAAAATAGTGATTTTGGATCATTTTGTCGATGTGACGACCGCGAAAAAAAGATACCTGACGGATGATGAATTGCAGTCCTTTGAAGATTACTTATCGGCGCCTTTAGAAACGACTCGCTTAATTGTTTTTGCGGAAGGAAAACTGGATAGCAAACGAAGGATTGTCAAGCTTTTAAAACGGGATGCCCAGGTGCTGGAGGCAACTGAATTAAAGGAACAAGAGTTGCGTGCCCATTTCACGGAAGAGATTAAGTCACTAGGGCTAGCGATTGATTCACCAGCATTCGAACAACTTTTGATTAAATCTGGCTTTGATTTTAGTGAGATTCAGAAAAACTTGGAGTTTCTTAAAACGTACAAGGGAGCTTCGAGCATTACCATCTCAGATATTGAAGAGGCTATTCCGAAGACCCTACAGGATAATCTGTTTGATCTAATCCAGATGATCTTAAAGAAACAAATTGATCCCGCCCGTAGTTTGGTTAAGGACCTGCGGTTACAAGGCGAAGATGAAATCAAACTCTTGGCCATTTTGTTGAGTCAGTTCCGCGTCTACACACAGGTCAAACTATTGAAGCAAGAGGGACGGACAGAATCTCAAATCGTTTCAGACCTATCAGAGCTGACCGGCCGAAAAGTGAACCCCTACCAAGTCAAATTTGCCCTAAGGGATAGTAGAGGAATTTCTCTTTCTTATTTGGAGCAGGCTATTTGTCTTTTGATTGATACCGATTTTCAAATGAAATCGGGAACTTATGAGAAAGATTATCTATTTGATTTAGCTTTACTAAAGCTGGCTAACCCATCGGTGTAA
- a CDS encoding GIY-YIG nuclease family protein yields METKAYMYVVQCADGTLYTGYTTDIERRIKTHNAGKGAKYTRPRLPVTLIYQESFPDKRAAMSAEALFKRKSREEKLTYIKHQQSKLDPEHKETK; encoded by the coding sequence ATGGAAACTAAAGCTTATATGTATGTAGTCCAGTGTGCGGATGGGACCCTCTATACTGGCTACACCACCGATATCGAGCGCCGTATCAAAACCCACAATGCTGGCAAAGGCGCAAAATATACCCGTCCCAGACTTCCTGTGACTTTGATCTACCAGGAGTCTTTCCCCGACAAAAGAGCTGCTATGTCAGCCGAGGCACTCTTTAAACGGAAGAGCCGAGAGGAAAAACTGACCTATATCAAGCATCAACAATCCAAGCTAGATCCAGAACATAAAGAAACTAAATAA
- a CDS encoding tRNA1(Val) (adenine(37)-N6)-methyltransferase produces the protein MNNIELKDGERVNQLFSSDVKIIQNREVFSYSIDSVLLSRFPKLPNRGLIVDLCAGNGAVGLFASTRTKATIVGVEIQERLADMAERSIQLNGLSDRMSMITDDLKNLPHHFPGSKIDLILCNPPYFKVDEHSNLNESPHYLLARHEITTNLDQICQVAQRTLKSNGRLVMVHRPDRFLDIIETMKRFNLAPKRIQFVYPKVHKDANMLLIEAIKDGSRDGLKILPPLFIHEEDGSYTPEIHEIYYGN, from the coding sequence ATGAACAATATCGAATTAAAAGACGGCGAACGCGTCAACCAACTATTTTCAAGCGATGTGAAAATCATTCAAAACAGAGAGGTTTTTAGCTATTCTATTGATAGTGTCCTTTTGTCACGTTTTCCTAAGTTGCCCAACCGTGGTCTGATTGTCGATCTTTGTGCCGGCAATGGCGCTGTCGGACTCTTCGCTAGCACGCGCACCAAAGCAACCATCGTTGGAGTGGAGATACAAGAAAGACTCGCCGACATGGCAGAGCGTTCCATCCAATTGAATGGCCTCTCCGACCGCATGTCCATGATTACCGATGATTTAAAAAACTTGCCCCACCATTTCCCTGGTAGTAAAATCGACCTTATTCTCTGTAATCCTCCTTACTTTAAAGTGGACGAGCACTCCAATTTAAATGAGAGCCCTCATTATTTGCTAGCCCGTCACGAGATCACCACCAATTTGGACCAAATTTGTCAAGTGGCCCAACGAACTCTCAAGTCCAATGGCCGACTCGTCATGGTGCATCGTCCGGATCGCTTCTTAGATATCATCGAAACCATGAAACGCTTCAATCTGGCTCCCAAACGGATTCAATTTGTCTATCCCAAGGTCCATAAAGATGCCAACATGCTCCTCATTGAGGCCATTAAAGATGGATCGCGGGATGGTCTAAAAATTCTTCCTCCACTGTTCATCCATGAAGAAGATGGAAGCTATACGCCGGAGATTCATGAGATTTACTATGGAAACTAA
- the sodA gene encoding superoxide dismutase SodA, translated as MAIILPDLPYAYDALEPYIDAETMHLHHDKHHQAYVNNANAALEKHPEIGEDLEALLADVESIPADIRQALINNGGGHLNHALFWELMTPEKTAPSAELAAAIDAAFGSFEEFQAAFTAAATTRFGSGWAWLVVNKEGKLEVTSTANQDTPISEGKKPILGLDVWEHAYYVKYRNVRPDYIKAFFSVINWNKVDELYAAAK; from the coding sequence ATGGCAATTATTTTACCAGATCTTCCATACGCATACGATGCATTAGAACCATATATTGATGCTGAAACAATGCACTTGCACCATGACAAACACCACCAAGCATATGTAAATAACGCTAATGCAGCTCTTGAAAAACACCCTGAAATCGGTGAAGACCTTGAAGCTTTGCTTGCAGATGTAGAATCTATCCCAGCTGATATCCGCCAAGCGCTTATCAACAACGGTGGTGGACACTTGAACCACGCTCTTTTCTGGGAATTGATGACTCCTGAAAAAACAGCTCCTTCAGCAGAACTTGCAGCAGCAATCGATGCAGCTTTCGGTTCATTTGAAGAATTCCAAGCAGCCTTTACTGCAGCGGCTACAACACGCTTCGGTTCTGGATGGGCATGGTTGGTTGTTAACAAAGAAGGGAAGCTTGAAGTGACTTCAACAGCAAACCAAGATACACCAATCTCAGAAGGGAAGAAACCAATCTTGGGCTTGGATGTTTGGGAACATGCCTACTACGTGAAATACCGCAATGTACGTCCTGATTACATCAAAGCTTTCTTCTCAGTAATTAACTGGAACAAAGTTGATGAGCTTTACGCAGCAGCTAAATAA
- a CDS encoding GNAT family N-acetyltransferase → MERIVYREARLDEYKLIGKVCADAFMNYPFLTVIKEDLKKPEYFPAFIELLHTLLVKLYIKGETCLVAERDGEIIAVGLLQQKDFSMVSYLLNGIIKLFRYISPWKLMKYLDLVERSEQHLKKSGNFDWYLMILAVSPTVQGQGVGSHFLQNGIEPYVKAKGCKRLGLITSTQQNVFFYEKNEFVLLDSMVLDYGKQSVGNWAFLKTLDDES, encoded by the coding sequence ATGGAAAGGATCGTATATAGAGAAGCAAGGCTAGATGAGTACAAGCTAATTGGAAAAGTCTGTGCTGATGCTTTTATGAATTATCCATTTTTAACCGTCATTAAAGAAGATTTAAAAAAGCCTGAATACTTTCCAGCTTTTATTGAACTATTGCATACCTTGTTAGTCAAGCTCTACATCAAAGGGGAAACGTGCTTAGTTGCTGAACGAGATGGAGAAATTATAGCAGTAGGGCTCTTGCAACAAAAAGATTTCTCAATGGTCTCTTACCTACTAAATGGAATTATCAAATTGTTCCGTTACATTAGCCCTTGGAAATTGATGAAATATCTGGACCTAGTGGAGCGTTCGGAGCAACATTTAAAAAAATCTGGAAACTTTGATTGGTATCTAATGATATTAGCTGTGAGCCCAACTGTTCAGGGTCAAGGGGTTGGTAGTCATTTTCTCCAAAACGGGATTGAACCTTACGTAAAGGCCAAAGGGTGTAAGCGTCTAGGCTTGATTACTAGTACGCAACAAAATGTCTTCTTCTATGAAAAAAATGAATTCGTCCTATTAGATTCTATGGTGCTAGACTATGGAAAACAAAGCGTTGGAAATTGGGCTTTTTTGAAGACCCTTGATGACGAATCTTAG
- a CDS encoding helix-hairpin-helix domain-containing protein gives METWIEKIKEYKLFLGLVAVGLVVGGVFLFWPKPTPQAPETVISQLEMVEQESSPKGDSSFTSSSQERSEEKTDSSHEKIMVDVKGAVRQAGVYELPVGSRVYDAVQKAGGMTDEANSQSVNLAQKLEDESIVYVAKNGEEVAPVASASAGTTGGENQQKDGKVNLNTATEAELQTISGIGQKRAQDIIAYREEKGKFQSVDELKNVSGIGQKMLEKLKEHVTVD, from the coding sequence ATGGAGACATGGATTGAGAAGATCAAGGAATATAAACTGTTTTTAGGCTTGGTTGCTGTGGGGCTAGTGGTGGGAGGAGTGTTTCTCTTTTGGCCTAAGCCAACCCCACAAGCACCGGAAACGGTCATTTCTCAGTTAGAAATGGTGGAGCAAGAGAGTTCTCCTAAGGGAGATTCAAGCTTTACTTCGAGCTCTCAGGAGAGAAGTGAGGAAAAGACCGACTCCTCGCATGAGAAAATCATGGTGGATGTGAAGGGGGCTGTCAGACAAGCGGGAGTCTATGAGCTTCCGGTGGGGAGTCGGGTCTATGATGCAGTGCAAAAAGCAGGAGGGATGACAGACGAAGCCAATAGCCAATCTGTCAACTTGGCTCAAAAATTAGAGGATGAGTCTATTGTCTATGTTGCTAAGAATGGAGAAGAAGTGGCGCCTGTAGCGTCTGCTTCTGCTGGGACCACAGGTGGTGAAAACCAGCAAAAGGATGGCAAGGTTAATCTCAATACAGCCACAGAAGCAGAATTACAGACTATTTCTGGGATTGGTCAAAAACGAGCTCAGGATATCATTGCTTATCGAGAGGAAAAAGGAAAATTTCAATCTGTTGATGAATTGAAAAATGTTTCTGGGATTGGCCAAAAGATGTTAGAAAAGTTAAAAGAGCATGTTACAGTGGATTAG
- a CDS encoding DUF805 domain-containing protein — protein MKSLQLFWMQYADFSRRSDRKEFWISQVWHLLFTSPFWIYQLVLFFSNSKSEEEVIPLIGMDVSGWLSIFFLLYLYLIFVPQQAVVVRRLRDAGLHWALIFLFLGPILIYLLSPISIFLVLSLAGLLCLACLLILPTARLAQPDQIVSQGFASTSPEVSSPSIPFHLMEPNSFSAIPQIVSAPPTPLEKAPLEKKMESEQTQYHFREWNEVPSEHAGFTNN, from the coding sequence ATGAAATCATTACAGTTGTTCTGGATGCAATATGCTGATTTTTCTAGAAGATCAGATAGAAAAGAATTTTGGATAAGCCAAGTCTGGCACTTATTGTTTACAAGTCCTTTTTGGATTTACCAATTGGTCTTATTCTTTTCAAATTCGAAATCAGAGGAAGAGGTGATTCCTTTGATCGGGATGGACGTTTCGGGTTGGTTAAGCATCTTTTTTCTCCTCTATCTCTATCTTATTTTTGTTCCTCAACAAGCAGTAGTCGTTCGGCGCTTAAGAGATGCAGGTCTTCATTGGGCTTTGATTTTCCTATTTCTAGGTCCTATCTTGATCTACCTTTTATCTCCTATTTCGATTTTTCTAGTCTTATCTCTTGCAGGTTTGCTATGCTTGGCTTGTCTCTTGATCCTTCCAACTGCTAGACTGGCGCAACCGGACCAAATTGTTTCTCAAGGATTTGCTTCGACGAGTCCCGAGGTCTCTTCGCCAAGTATTCCTTTCCATTTGATGGAGCCCAACAGTTTTTCAGCTATTCCCCAGATTGTTTCGGCTCCACCAACTCCACTAGAGAAAGCGCCACTAGAAAAGAAAATGGAATCGGAACAGACTCAGTATCATTTTAGAGAGTGGAATGAGGTACCTTCAGAACATGCAGGCTTTACAAACAATTAA
- a CDS encoding lysophospholipid acyltransferase family protein: MFYTYLRGLVTFILWVLNGNAHYHHKELIPSQEENYILVAPHRTWWDPVYMAFATKPKQFIFMAKKELFTNRIFGWWIRMCGAFPIDRENPGATAIKYPVNMLKKSKRSLIMFPSGSRHSQDVKGGVAVIAKMAKVRIMPVTYTGPMTLKGLATCERVDMNFGHPIDISDIAKMNDEGVEEVARRIQAEFDRLDAESQALRNDRKPFILIRLLKFLLLPFVLVVALLTLLFSYIASFVWDPDKHRKD, encoded by the coding sequence ATGTTTTATACCTATTTACGTGGCTTAGTGACCTTTATTTTATGGGTTCTGAATGGAAATGCTCATTACCATCATAAGGAACTGATTCCGAGTCAAGAGGAAAATTACATTCTCGTAGCTCCTCATCGAACTTGGTGGGATCCGGTCTACATGGCCTTTGCGACCAAACCCAAGCAATTTATCTTTATGGCTAAGAAGGAACTCTTTACCAATCGGATTTTTGGATGGTGGATTCGCATGTGCGGGGCTTTCCCAATTGACCGTGAAAATCCAGGTGCAACAGCGATTAAATACCCAGTGAATATGCTCAAAAAAAGCAAGCGTTCCTTGATTATGTTTCCAAGTGGAAGTCGCCATTCTCAGGATGTTAAGGGTGGAGTTGCCGTGATTGCCAAGATGGCCAAGGTACGTATTATGCCTGTCACTTATACGGGTCCAATGACTTTGAAAGGACTAGCGACCTGTGAACGGGTTGACATGAACTTTGGGCACCCTATTGATATCTCTGATATTGCAAAAATGAATGATGAGGGAGTGGAAGAAGTTGCAAGACGTATCCAGGCTGAGTTTGATCGCTTAGATGCGGAATCTCAGGCACTCCGCAACGACCGAAAACCTTTTATCCTCATCCGTTTGTTGAAGTTTTTACTGCTGCCATTTGTCTTGGTTGTCGCTTTACTGACCCTCTTGTTTAGTTATATCGCTAGTTTTGTTTGGGATCCAGATAAGCATCGGAAAGACTAG
- a CDS encoding HAD-IC family P-type ATPase: MEMNELKGLTHEEVRKKIQRGQTNEFKANTSTSTWQIIKRNVFTLFNALNFVIALALVAVQAWSNLVFFAVICFNALSGIATELRAKRMIDKLNLMSKELVTVIRAGEEETIDPEEIVLGDLIKLSAGDQIPSDAIVQKGVAEANEAMLTGESDLVLKEEGDELLSGSFLASGQVYARVKRVGANNYANKLMVEAKTLKPINSRILYNLAKISSFTGKIIIPFGIALFCEAFLIKLLPMKDSVITSSTALLGMLPKGIALLTVTSLLTAVIKLGMRKVLVQEMYSVETLARVDTLCLDKTGTITQGKMTVKGIHSLSEHFSEETIEVILAAYMQNSEDNNPTAQAIRKAYGELEHAYTAESIIPFSSDRKWGAMTLTNLGTIYLGAPEMLLKENPPAVLEAQAHGSRVLILARSVEAIDMHDLTLPSDVEAIAVIEILDPIREGAAETLDYLRSQDVDLKIISGDNPVTVSYIAKEAGFESYESYIDCSKIEDDELVDLAESTAIFGRVSPHQKKLLIQTLKAAGRTTAMTGDGVNDILALREADCSIVMAEGDPATRQIANLVLLNSDFNDVPEILFEGRRVVNNIGRIAPIFFIKTIYSFILAIICIASALLFDINYLLIFPFIPIQITLIDQFVEGFPPFVLTFERNIKPVEKHFLKRSLHLALPNALMVVFSVLFVRLWGAHHGWSSLDMSTLSYYLLGSIGFLSVIRACLPLNIWRGLLIIFSVCGFYLSAFYLKGLIEIGTLTAVTFPVYLALMALFTGIFILATIYQKYEFD; this comes from the coding sequence ATGGAAATGAATGAATTAAAGGGATTAACCCATGAAGAGGTCCGCAAAAAAATACAGCGTGGCCAAACCAACGAATTTAAAGCGAATACCAGTACCAGTACCTGGCAAATCATCAAGCGCAATGTCTTCACCTTGTTTAATGCTTTGAACTTTGTGATCGCCCTCGCTTTGGTTGCGGTACAAGCCTGGAGCAATCTGGTCTTTTTTGCAGTCATCTGCTTTAATGCCTTATCCGGAATTGCCACAGAGCTTCGCGCTAAACGGATGATTGATAAATTGAACTTGATGAGTAAGGAGCTCGTCACTGTTATCCGAGCTGGGGAAGAGGAAACCATTGATCCAGAGGAAATCGTCCTTGGCGACCTGATTAAGCTATCTGCTGGAGACCAAATTCCGAGTGATGCCATCGTTCAAAAGGGAGTTGCTGAAGCCAACGAAGCCATGCTGACGGGAGAAAGTGACTTGGTTCTCAAGGAAGAGGGAGATGAACTTCTATCCGGTAGCTTCTTAGCGAGTGGCCAGGTCTACGCTCGTGTCAAACGTGTGGGGGCCAATAACTATGCTAATAAATTGATGGTAGAAGCAAAAACTCTCAAACCCATCAATTCTCGCATCCTCTACAATCTCGCAAAAATCTCTAGTTTTACTGGAAAGATTATTATCCCATTTGGAATCGCCCTCTTCTGTGAAGCCTTTTTGATTAAACTGCTTCCAATGAAAGATTCTGTGATTACCTCTTCCACTGCTCTCCTCGGCATGTTACCAAAAGGGATTGCCCTTCTGACAGTGACTTCTCTCTTGACAGCCGTGATCAAGTTAGGGATGCGCAAGGTCTTGGTCCAAGAGATGTACTCTGTGGAAACCTTGGCTCGTGTCGATACTCTTTGTTTGGATAAGACAGGAACCATCACCCAAGGAAAAATGACCGTCAAAGGCATTCACTCCCTGTCTGAACACTTTTCTGAAGAAACTATCGAAGTTATTCTCGCTGCCTATATGCAAAATTCTGAGGATAACAACCCAACTGCCCAAGCTATCCGCAAAGCATATGGTGAGCTAGAACACGCTTATACAGCTGAATCAATCATTCCATTTTCAAGTGATCGAAAATGGGGTGCCATGACCCTGACCAACTTGGGGACCATTTATTTAGGGGCCCCAGAAATGCTCCTCAAAGAAAATCCTCCAGCGGTATTGGAAGCCCAAGCCCATGGATCACGGGTCTTGATCTTAGCTCGCAGTGTGGAAGCCATCGATATGCATGATTTGACTTTGCCAAGTGATGTAGAAGCAATCGCCGTCATTGAAATCCTCGATCCAATCCGCGAAGGAGCTGCCGAAACCTTGGATTATCTTCGCTCTCAAGATGTAGATCTCAAAATCATCTCTGGTGATAATCCAGTCACTGTTTCTTACATTGCTAAGGAAGCTGGTTTTGAAAGCTACGAAAGTTATATTGACTGTTCTAAGATTGAGGACGATGAGTTGGTGGACCTAGCTGAAAGTACAGCCATTTTTGGACGGGTTTCTCCTCATCAAAAGAAACTCTTGATTCAAACCCTCAAGGCTGCTGGTCGAACCACTGCCATGACAGGGGACGGGGTCAATGATATCCTAGCCTTACGAGAAGCTGACTGCTCCATCGTGATGGCCGAAGGCGATCCTGCAACTCGTCAAATTGCCAATCTCGTCTTGTTAAACTCAGACTTCAATGATGTTCCAGAAATTCTCTTTGAAGGTCGTCGGGTCGTCAACAACATTGGACGAATCGCACCCATCTTCTTTATTAAGACCATTTACTCCTTCATTCTGGCGATTATCTGTATTGCAAGCGCCCTTTTATTTGACATCAACTACTTGTTGATCTTCCCATTTATTCCGATTCAGATTACGCTGATTGACCAGTTTGTCGAAGGGTTCCCTCCATTTGTCTTAACATTTGAACGAAACATTAAGCCAGTGGAAAAACACTTCCTCAAACGCTCCTTGCATCTGGCCTTACCAAATGCCTTGATGGTTGTCTTTAGCGTCTTATTTGTTCGTTTATGGGGAGCTCATCATGGCTGGTCTAGCCTGGACATGTCTACCCTTTCCTACTACTTGTTAGGATCTATTGGCTTCTTGTCCGTTATTCGAGCTTGCTTGCCACTCAATATCTGGCGAGGTCTCTTAATTATCTTCTCTGTCTGCGGTTTCTACCTTTCTGCCTTTTACTTGAAAGGTCTGATTGAAATCGGAACATTGACAGCTGTGACCTTCCCAGTCTACCTTGCCTTGATGGCTCTCTTTACGGGAATCTTCATCTTGGCGACCATTTATCAAAAATATGAATTTGATTAA